One genomic region from Armatimonadota bacterium encodes:
- a CDS encoding tetratricopeptide repeat protein, producing MKKSSKWPAHWKIAIVLFAITLVAFCRVLRNQFINLDDPEFIHNNPFVRSGLTYASVAWAFKTTHTANWHPLTWISHMVDVEFFGLNSAGHHLTSLLVHAVSAVLLFLVLYKATFAIWRSAFIAALFAVHPLRIESVAWIAERKDVLSTAFLLLTILAYIRFVQSPCIKTYVPVVVFFVLGLMSKPMLVTLPFALLLLDYWPLGRTPLNRCSLIDMPTSGARRLVLEKIPLFVLSALSCIVTYLVQREEGAVRDLAQFSLGVRIANGIVAYVAYIGKMLWPAKLSVFYPHPGRSLPIWEVIMSALVLIGITFFVLRLARRAPYLPVGWFWYLGTLIPVLGLVQVGGAAMADRYTYVPLIGLSIIITWGLPELVGSTRQSDRLPTANTGNNASSLPLGCKLTSVSLFSKSDVLPFAAGLAVVALMISTAVQLGYWKNTFTLFERALAVTARNAVAHGQLAVALEAEGKLDEALEHYRQAVRVEPRDSMARYNLGVALAKIGRTDEAIEEYNEVLRLNPEHVSAHNNLGLLLLDRGNVKEAIHHFREALRIDPNFPEARNNLANALAGGGNAQEAIQKYEEALEANPNDATAHYNLGVVLAGKGETEEAIRHYLEAVRLRPNYAKAHLNLGLLLEQQGRTDEAAEHFAKALQADPRCADAHNSLGIILAKQGRLDLAKVHFDSAVRLDPNNAQAHFNLGNIFGAQGEQDKALRHFTKAVELKPDFSQAHFNLAVALFHKARYAEAWKHVRLAQKYGFEPNPAFLQALSAKMPEPNN from the coding sequence ATGAAGAAGTCATCTAAGTGGCCTGCTCATTGGAAAATTGCCATTGTTCTGTTTGCCATAACCTTGGTTGCTTTCTGCCGGGTGCTAAGAAACCAGTTTATAAACCTCGATGACCCGGAGTTTATTCACAACAATCCTTTTGTGAGGAGCGGGCTAACATACGCCAGCGTAGCATGGGCATTCAAGACGACACACACTGCGAATTGGCACCCATTAACTTGGATTTCGCACATGGTTGATGTTGAGTTTTTTGGATTGAATTCTGCGGGGCATCATCTCACAAGTTTATTGGTGCATGCTGTAAGTGCAGTACTCTTGTTTCTTGTTTTATATAAGGCAACCTTTGCAATTTGGCGAAGCGCATTTATTGCGGCTTTATTCGCTGTTCATCCATTGCGTATCGAATCAGTTGCATGGATTGCAGAGAGAAAGGATGTGCTGAGCACAGCTTTTTTATTGCTTACAATACTGGCGTATATTCGATTTGTCCAATCTCCTTGTATAAAAACTTATGTTCCCGTAGTCGTTTTTTTCGTGCTTGGTCTAATGTCAAAGCCAATGCTTGTCACATTGCCTTTCGCGCTGCTGCTATTAGATTACTGGCCCCTTGGCCGTACTCCATTAAATCGTTGCTCGTTAATTGATATGCCTACCAGCGGAGCGAGGAGACTCGTGTTAGAGAAAATTCCCCTGTTTGTCCTGTCTGCCTTATCTTGCATTGTTACATATCTCGTCCAGAGGGAAGAAGGTGCAGTAAGGGATTTGGCTCAATTCTCGTTGGGCGTTCGGATAGCGAATGGAATCGTGGCTTATGTCGCCTATATTGGAAAAATGCTGTGGCCAGCAAAGCTTTCGGTGTTCTATCCGCATCCAGGGCGAAGTCTCCCTATATGGGAAGTCATCATGTCGGCGCTGGTTTTGATAGGAATTACTTTCTTTGTGCTCAGGCTGGCTAGGAGGGCGCCATACCTCCCAGTTGGCTGGTTTTGGTACCTCGGAACCCTAATTCCAGTCCTAGGTCTTGTCCAAGTTGGCGGAGCGGCAATGGCTGATAGGTATACATATGTTCCTCTAATTGGCTTGTCCATTATTATCACATGGGGATTGCCTGAGCTGGTCGGGAGCACTCGGCAAAGTGATAGGTTGCCGACGGCCAACACCGGAAATAACGCTTCCTCATTGCCCCTTGGCTGTAAACTGACGTCCGTTTCTTTGTTTTCTAAGTCTGACGTTCTTCCATTCGCGGCTGGATTGGCAGTTGTTGCATTGATGATATCTACTGCGGTCCAACTGGGATACTGGAAAAACACATTCACTCTATTCGAGCGGGCGCTCGCAGTGACAGCGAGAAATGCCGTTGCACATGGGCAACTTGCTGTTGCTTTGGAGGCTGAAGGTAAACTTGACGAGGCGTTGGAACATTACCGACAGGCCGTCCGTGTAGAGCCAAGAGATTCAATGGCTCGGTATAACCTGGGTGTTGCGCTGGCGAAGATTGGAAGGACTGATGAGGCGATTGAGGAGTACAACGAAGTGCTTCGCCTAAATCCCGAGCATGTAAGCGCACACAATAACCTGGGGCTTCTCCTTCTCGACCGCGGCAACGTGAAGGAAGCTATACACCACTTCAGGGAGGCTCTAAGAATTGATCCCAATTTCCCGGAAGCCAGGAACAATTTGGCTAATGCATTGGCTGGCGGCGGCAATGCACAGGAAGCTATACAAAAATACGAAGAAGCCCTTGAGGCTAATCCTAATGACGCAACTGCTCATTATAATCTAGGTGTAGTTCTGGCTGGAAAAGGCGAGACCGAAGAAGCAATTAGACACTATCTTGAGGCGGTCAGACTGAGGCCAAATTATGCTAAGGCTCACCTAAATTTGGGGCTTTTGCTTGAACAGCAAGGGCGAACGGACGAGGCGGCAGAGCATTTTGCGAAGGCATTGCAAGCTGACCCCAGGTGTGCAGATGCCCACAATAGCCTTGGTATTATACTTGCAAAGCAAGGCCGCCTTGACTTGGCAAAGGTACATTTTGATAGCGCCGTCCGCCTCGACCCAAATAACGCGCAGGCGCATTTCAACCTGGGAAATATATTCGGCGCTCAAGGTGAGCAAGACAAGGCGTTGCGTCATTTTACCAAAGCAGTGGAGTTGAAACCGGACTTTTCGCAAGCGCATTTTAACTTGGCAGTTGCGTTGTTTCATAAAGCTCGGTATGCTGAAGCATGGAAACATGTTCGCCTTGCGCAGAAGTATGGGTTCGAGCCGAATCCTGCATTCCTCCAAGCCCTGAGTGCAAAAATGCCCGAGCCAAATAATTGA